The proteins below come from a single Caulobacter flavus genomic window:
- a CDS encoding sensor histidine kinase: MGRHRKDQGALAGAGAYFHSVLEASQDCIRVLSRAGLIEYMNTRGRELFEIDDFEGRNRDRYWPDMWPPESRPAVVAALGKALAGGSSSFRALCPTAKGNVRWWDTTVSPVLDEAGGVVRVLAASRDVTAAMLAERHRQLLVNELNHRVKNTLAIVQSIAAQSLRNAGVDPAVRRAFEGRLMAIAATHNVLTDENWAAASLRQIVEGSVRPYRNADHEVAVGGPDLMVSPKPAVVMALAFHELAINALKYGALSVPGGEVEVRWTSEPGARLLVVWTERGGPPVARPTRRGFGSRIIELALASELDGQVELDYRPGGLVCTLRAPLAALDKVDAFMALQT; the protein is encoded by the coding sequence ATGGGGCGACATCGCAAGGACCAGGGCGCGCTGGCTGGCGCCGGCGCCTACTTCCACAGCGTGCTGGAAGCCAGCCAGGACTGCATCCGCGTCCTCAGCCGCGCCGGGCTGATCGAGTACATGAACACGCGCGGCCGCGAGCTTTTCGAGATCGACGATTTCGAGGGCCGTAATCGCGACCGCTACTGGCCCGACATGTGGCCGCCCGAAAGCCGTCCCGCCGTGGTCGCGGCCCTGGGCAAGGCCCTGGCCGGCGGCTCTTCCTCGTTCCGCGCCCTGTGCCCCACGGCCAAGGGCAATGTCCGCTGGTGGGACACCACCGTCTCGCCGGTGCTGGACGAGGCGGGCGGGGTGGTGCGGGTGCTGGCCGCCTCGCGCGACGTCACCGCCGCCATGCTGGCCGAGCGCCATCGCCAGCTGCTGGTCAACGAGCTGAACCACCGGGTGAAGAACACCCTGGCCATCGTCCAGTCGATCGCCGCCCAGTCGCTGCGCAACGCCGGGGTCGACCCGGCCGTGCGGCGGGCCTTCGAGGGGCGGCTGATGGCCATCGCCGCCACCCACAATGTGCTGACCGACGAGAACTGGGCCGCGGCCAGCCTGCGCCAGATCGTTGAGGGTTCGGTGCGGCCCTATCGCAACGCCGACCACGAGGTGGCCGTCGGCGGGCCCGACCTGATGGTCTCGCCCAAGCCGGCGGTGGTCATGGCCCTGGCCTTCCACGAGCTGGCGATCAACGCCCTGAAGTACGGCGCGCTGTCGGTTCCCGGCGGCGAGGTCGAGGTGCGCTGGACGTCCGAGCCCGGCGCGCGCCTGCTGGTCGTCTGGACCGAGCGCGGCGGCCCGCCGGTGGCCCGGCCCACCCGGCGCGGCTTCGGCTCGCGGATCATCGAACTGGCCCTGGCCAGCGAACTGGACGGGCAGGTCGAGCTGGACTATCGGCCGGGCGGCCTGGTCTGCACCCTGCGCGCCCCGCTGGCGGCGCTGGACAAGGTCGACGCGTTCATGGCCCTGCAGACCTGA
- a CDS encoding transglycosylase domain-containing protein: MADFDWRAWTVKARHGALAVAAFVAARARGLVAFVRRHPRWMGFFGLVFAALLAAFVWIGVSLPLSRSLEPLDSPAVVLLDAQGKPFARRGAYKEAPVVVADLPKYVPDAFIAVEDRRFRRHFGLDVWGMGRAAAVNIKAGRAREGASTITQQLAKNAFLSNERTLRRKAQEAVIAVWLELRLSKDEILARYLSSIYFGDGVYGLGAASRHYFGRPPEKLTLGQAAILAGMVNAPSRLDPVDNPKAAAARADQVLADMVEVKFITAEQAANARGARARAARASLPVGGYFADWVSPQIADAFETARYGEVRVSTTLDGRLQRRAEQAVNRALAKSGTRLKAGQAALVAMRPDGKVVAMVGGRSYAKSQFNRAVQARRQPGSAFKLFVYLAALRDGARPDMRVLGDPVTINGWTPRNYEGGAGTDLTLRDAFAQSNNVIAARIWQTAGGEAVVQAARDLGITSPLKTTDASLSLGAAETTLLELTSAYAAVASGHMPVAPYGRPRKAGEAPPPSRPLDTAQRAALYELLGAVVEEGTGRAARTGQLTYGKTGTTQEHRDAVFVGFTGDLVVGVWVGNDDHSPMNGVTGGGLPAQIWRDFVGQGLKAGLIARDRAPVPRAPPPSEEDGLERQLEQDLGGIPRWLRRIFGG, translated from the coding sequence GTGGCCGATTTCGACTGGCGAGCTTGGACGGTGAAGGCGCGGCATGGCGCCTTGGCCGTCGCCGCTTTCGTCGCCGCCAGGGCGCGCGGTCTCGTCGCCTTCGTCCGCCGTCATCCGCGCTGGATGGGCTTCTTCGGCCTGGTCTTCGCGGCCCTGCTGGCGGCCTTCGTCTGGATCGGGGTCAGCCTGCCGCTGTCGCGGTCGCTGGAGCCGCTGGACAGCCCGGCCGTCGTGCTGCTGGACGCCCAGGGCAAGCCCTTCGCCCGGCGCGGCGCCTACAAGGAGGCGCCCGTCGTCGTCGCCGACCTGCCCAAGTACGTGCCCGACGCCTTCATCGCAGTCGAGGACCGGCGCTTTCGCCGCCACTTCGGCCTCGACGTCTGGGGCATGGGCCGGGCGGCGGCGGTGAACATCAAGGCCGGCCGGGCGCGCGAGGGCGCCAGCACAATCACCCAGCAGCTGGCCAAGAACGCCTTCCTCAGCAACGAGCGCACGCTGCGCCGCAAGGCGCAGGAAGCGGTCATCGCGGTGTGGCTGGAGCTTAGGCTGTCCAAGGACGAGATCCTCGCTCGCTACCTGTCGAGCATCTATTTCGGCGACGGGGTCTATGGCCTGGGCGCGGCGTCGCGGCACTATTTCGGCCGTCCGCCCGAAAAGTTGACCCTGGGCCAGGCGGCGATCCTGGCCGGCATGGTCAATGCGCCCAGCCGCCTGGACCCGGTCGACAATCCCAAGGCCGCCGCCGCCCGCGCCGACCAGGTGCTGGCCGACATGGTCGAGGTCAAGTTCATCACCGCCGAGCAGGCGGCCAATGCGCGCGGCGCCCGCGCCCGGGCCGCGCGCGCCAGCCTGCCGGTCGGCGGCTACTTCGCCGACTGGGTGTCGCCCCAGATCGCCGACGCCTTCGAGACCGCCCGCTACGGCGAGGTCCGGGTCTCGACCACGCTGGACGGCCGCCTGCAGCGCCGCGCCGAGCAGGCCGTGAACCGCGCCCTGGCCAAGTCCGGAACCCGGCTGAAGGCGGGGCAGGCGGCGCTGGTGGCCATGCGCCCCGACGGCAAGGTGGTGGCCATGGTCGGCGGCCGCTCCTACGCCAAGAGCCAGTTCAACCGCGCCGTCCAGGCCAGGCGCCAGCCGGGCAGCGCCTTCAAGCTGTTCGTCTACCTGGCCGCCCTGCGCGACGGGGCCCGGCCCGACATGCGGGTGCTCGGCGATCCGGTGACCATCAACGGTTGGACGCCCCGCAATTACGAGGGCGGCGCGGGAACCGACCTGACCCTGCGCGACGCCTTCGCCCAGTCCAACAACGTCATCGCCGCGCGCATCTGGCAGACGGCCGGCGGCGAGGCGGTGGTGCAGGCGGCCCGCGACCTGGGGATCACCTCGCCGCTGAAGACGACCGACGCCAGCCTGTCGCTCGGCGCGGCCGAGACCACGCTGCTGGAACTGACCAGCGCCTACGCCGCCGTCGCCTCGGGCCACATGCCGGTCGCGCCCTACGGCCGCCCGCGCAAGGCGGGAGAGGCCCCGCCGCCCAGCCGGCCGCTCGACACCGCCCAGCGCGCGGCGCTGTACGAACTGCTCGGCGCGGTTGTCGAGGAGGGCACGGGCCGAGCCGCCCGCACCGGCCAGCTGACCTATGGCAAGACCGGCACCACCCAGGAACACCGCGACGCGGTGTTCGTCGGTTTCACCGGCGACCTGGTGGTGGGCGTGTGGGTCGGCAACGACGACCACTCGCCGATGAACGGCGTCACCGGCGGCGGCCTCCCCGCCCAGATCTGGCGCGACTTCGTCGGCCAGGGCCTGAAGGCCGGCCTGATCGCCCGCGACCGCGCCCCGGTTCCCCGCGCGCCGCCGCCGTCCGAGGAGGACGGGCTGGAGCGCCAGCTGGAGCAGGATCTCGGCGGCATCCCGCGCTGGCTGCGGCGGATTTTCGGGGGGTGA